The Anticarsia gemmatalis isolate Benzon Research Colony breed Stoneville strain chromosome 1, ilAntGemm2 primary, whole genome shotgun sequence sequence AAGCAAATCCATTAGTGTCTTTGTAGCTACAGAATACAATTTCACTATCAATATCAAAGCTTAAGTGCGAGGTCGCTTCCgcaaacaaaattttcttcTATCATTTTCTTTCAGTCCAACTAATTTATCTTTACAATGAGTTATTATGCCTTAACTTagatctataaaatatatcgtTTCATATTCTGTGCAATAAAATAACCATTAACGTGATGTTtcgtaacatattttatacaattatgcATCATggagtaacatatttttttaattttccataATCACCATGGAACAACTTCAGAACAAAAGATAAGATCCAACATAGATTGGACATTCTCCTAATTTTATGGTTACCATTTTATGGTCAACAGGGTACCAGGAGTACAGATAATTGATTGCCAATCGTACCAACCAAAATTAATTCTCAATTAATACGTAATTACTGCACTGAATATGAAACAATgacttaatttaaaatctaaaaggGAAATCCTGTGGGCTTGAAATCGAATTCTTTGACTTTTCCATTGTTGTTGACGACTTTGTGGCCGCCGCTCTCGTGCGTCTTCTGTCCGTTGAAGTCGGATGAGGACTGGAAAGTATACTCGGCTTCTCCGTACACCTGGCCACCCTGAGGAGGCTTCAGGCTACGAACACTGTTGAAGGAcacgggctgaaatataataaagatatctTGTTAATAACCGTTTGACAAGAATGTTTTTTCTTTGGTTTTCTTTGCAGGATGATGAGTATTATCTATAAGGGTCATTGGGTTTACCTTTAATCGGATGATGTATCTGATAAGGGtcactttgataaaaaaaatgatagtaCATTATTCTAAGAAAGTgtcaaatcaattttaaaacttttgtgaAATTTATTAAACTCACCTTCCACGCTGAATTCTGTTCTGCCAGATTTCCGTTTATACTGTAACGAGACAAAGTTATGTTTTAATtccaatcaaaataaaattacatcgaTGTATTCACATTTCATATTAGAAAAAAGTCAGTCAAACTTCCAGCTGTTAAGCTAACTGAGACTTATCTATGCGTAGTGATATCGTTAGTTAGAATCTTATTAATGTTGCAGTCAAAACTCTTAACCAATCAAAACTACTATTGACCAGTCAAAAGTACTTTAACATTTCTCAAAAATCATAGGATTTGGAATAGATGCATCATCACTTACAATGCTTGTACTTGATCCCAGTTGCCAGCCTTCGCAGCTTCTACGATGTCATCGTATGTCGAAGGACGAGCTGAAACACCAAtttatcttaaattaattaagtttatacCAAACAGTTGTTCATTGGATAGTCtgtgggttaaaaaaatgttcagtTAAAGGTTTAAAGCTCATAGACCATCAACTTAGTACAGAATGTTGTTTGCAGATTCGCGACTTACGGAGgcatacaaaattcaaaatttataacatctactagcggacccgacagacgttgtcctgtctacacgtctttaatttgtaaaaattaattaaaaaaacattgtccagcggacaaaattgtgaatctaaaccattctatgatccccttgaacacacacaaaaaatttcatcaaaatcggtccagtcgtttaagagaagttcagtgacatacacacttacagaagaattatatatataaagataaccTGACGAACTGGTTGGTGGCCCGTCTGACAAATCtacttaattttggaaatacaaagaaatattcTCAATTAAATTGTCGGATAAtaggtatgaataaaataataattgttacaaCTAAGTGTTTACAATAATTACAGGATAATAAAAGATCGTATCGTTTGACTTGACAATGAAGTAgagttattataaatagtttt is a genomic window containing:
- the LOC142972505 gene encoding uncharacterized protein LOC142972505, coding for MAKIALSLVLVVLAVTVQARPSTYDDIVEAAKAGNWDQVQAFINGNLAEQNSAWKPVSFNSVRSLKPPQGGQVYGEAEYTFQSSSDFNGQKTHESGGHKVVNNNGKVKEFDFKPTGFPF